One region of Armigeres subalbatus isolate Guangzhou_Male chromosome 3, GZ_Asu_2, whole genome shotgun sequence genomic DNA includes:
- the LOC134222352 gene encoding uncharacterized protein LOC134222352, with amino-acid sequence MGRESRHSQVEEWIQQIDEAAGGTLAPENVDDIFPPISIGVGMNLRGGMLSRYTGTKPKQASNKVPDGAQTSHPKPANEFVVENVCTEGTSSMAGMKDPVTASTPIRSSDIVRRSVVQSVQQTRSLNVQPIYTQPVYAQSVFVQPIQSQPTLSKLVPRPPLPTFLFPEPITMSKPSTSQANASIPPQSFLLSKTGRPITSSLELPSTNLTRQSQVIQTMVSPSSLPPPISLPSQEPSCNYSTERRTSMPLPSTTHALSLHQHTQSNPVRSLCDQLDELSLPPSVLRASMSYTPSPPAPLHTEPGIPVPNSSVHHPRLSRVSLQQQAEPYVTELQQLRNQQAMWGQFQQQLSARQVVPKELPIFNGNPEEWPLFVSSFHNSTVMCGYSQSENLMRLQRCLKGKALEAVRSNLLLPTSVPKIMETLETLFGSPERLVQSLLNKVRSVPTPKADKLETLVNFGLVVQNLVGHLIAANQQPHLTNPTLLQELVDKLPPNLRLDWALYKKNVRPVDLGTFSEYMSVIASAASDVAHFSDFDGARTGGSEKQRKEKTFVNAHVSTEPRRFEQQGKKAENQEKPCYICQSLKHRIKDCHKFRSLNFSDRLKAVELHQLCSICLVPHGRWSCKSTRTCGVGDCTKKHHPSLHPSQQIASKPSSNESTGARPKPDAVVNVHRRIKSATIFRIIPVVLYGREAQVSTFAFLDEGSSSTLIEKEVADQLNLGGELQPLCLTWTAKVSRHEKDSRMVSLKISGTENSKSFSLTGVSTVRQLDLPVQSLKYGELSQHFPYLAGIPVTSYQKAVPKILIGLDNIKLSLPLKTREGWPNGPVAAKTRLGWTVFGSIDGSRGNSTLPLLHICKSAEDSKLHDLVKGYFAAENLAVSGTFGPEAEEDRRAKEILRRTTVKGADGHYETGLLWRNDVVELPSSYGMAERRLICLERKLRKYPELQANLEKQISEYQSKGYAHKATFQEMQESDPSRTWYLPLGVVTNPRKPGKIRIIWDAAAKSNGVSLNDMLLKGPDLLSSLPAILCRFRQRQVAIAGDIREMYHQLKIRKEDRQVQRFLYRSDPAKEPEVFVMDVAIFGSTCSPCSANFVKNLNAMEWKDKYPEAATAVAENHYVDDYLDSRDTAEDMAKLASEVRKVQTAAGFELRNWRSNSMKVLQVLGEKAAETPKDFSVDKESNVERVLGMAWLPDEDVFVYSVKLPNEFERSTSTKIVTTKRSILRFVMSIFDPLGLISNLLIHGKVIIQDLWRAQVGWDDTIPIDILEQWERWIVQLSKLNQVRIPRCYFPDYDRDALHALELHVFVDASELAFACIAYVRIIDQGQTRCSLVASKAKVAPLKPLSIPRLELQAAVIGSRLAKSIAEYHTLPITRRFLWSDSKTVLSWINSDARKYRQYVAVRIGEILEETQTEEWRWVPTKLNVADEATKWGKGPTLQPDGRWFTGPDFLYKSENEWPQERVTLNTEEELRALHVHRVQLMQPFLECERFSKWERMLRATAYVCWFVDRCGKFCKQEAKPAGCTLQQEHLVRAERMLWRLVQAQEFAEEIVVLMKNKASDGERLKLETSSCIRHLSPFLDEFGVIRMEDDMVTTTVKLW; translated from the exons ATGGGTCGTGAAAGTCGCCACAGTCAAGTTGAGGAGTGGATTCAGCAAATTGACGAAGCTGCCGGTGGGACACTAGCGCCGGAAAATGTCGACGACATCTTTCCACCTATCTCAATTGGAGTAGGAATGAACTTACGAGGAGGAATGCTTAGTAGGTATACGGGCACAAAGCCTAAGCAAGCATCTAATAAAGTACCCGATGGAGCCCAAACTTCTCACCCCAAGCCTGCGAATGAATTCGTGGTCGAAAATGTGTGTACGGAAGGTACATCTTCTATGGCTGGAATGAAAGATCCGGTTACAGCATCTACGCCAATTCGATCTAGTGATATAGTTCGACGGTCAGTAGTGCAAAGTGTACAACAAACACGATCGTTGAATGTGCAGCCGATATATACACAACCAGTGTATGCACAGTCGGTGTTTGTTCAACCGATACAGTCGCAACCTACGCTATCAAAGCTGGTTCCGCGACCGCCGCTACCCACCTTTTTGTTCCCAGAGCCAATAACAATGTCCAAGCCATCGACGTCTCAAGCAAATGCCTCTATTCCACCACAATCGTTCCTATTGTCGAAGACAGGTAGACCAATAACGTCCAGCCTTGAATTGCCTTCCACAAATTTGACGAGACAATCACAAGTGATCCAAACGATGGTATCACCGTCGTCGCTCCCCCCGCCAATATCACTGCCATCGCAAGAGCCGTCGTGCAATTATTCCACCGAGCGGCGAACGAGTATGCCACTACCATCGACGACTCATGCGTTGTCTCTTCATCAACACACACAATCGAACCCAGTGAGATCATTGTGTGATCAATTAGATGAATTATCGTTACCACCATCTGTATTGCGGGCATCGATGTCATACACCCCTTCACCACCAGCACCCCTTCATACCGAGCCCGGGATACCTGTGCCCAACAGTTCGGTACATCATCCGAGGCTGTCGCGAGTGTCGCTACAGCAACAAGCAGAGCCGTACGTTACCGAGCTGCAGCAGTTGCGAAATCAGCAGGCCATGTGGGGACAGTTTCAGCAACAATTGTCCGCCAGGCAAGTGGTGCCTAAGGAGCTCCCAATTTTTAATGGGAATCCTGAAGAATGGCCACTTTTTGTGAGCAGCTTCCACAACTCGACTGTAATGTGTGGATACTCGCAGTCAGAAAATCTGATGAGACTCCAGAGATGCCTTAAAGGCAAAgcattggaggctgttcggaGTAATCTGCTGCTACCGACATCGGTCCCGAAAATTATGGAAACTCTGGAGACATTATTCGGGAGCCCAGAGCGGCTAGTTCAGTCGCTGCTCAACAAAGTACGCAGCGTTCCAACTCCAAAAGCAGACAAGCTTGAAACGCTGGTCAACTTTGGTCTCGTAGTCCAAAATCTTGTTGGTCATCTTATAGCCGCTAACCAGCAACCTCATCTGACCAATCCAACCCTGCTGCAAGAGCTGGTGGATAAATTGCCACCAAATCTCCGGTTGGACTGGGCGTTGTACAAGAAGAATGTCCGACCTGTTGATTTGGGAACGTTTTCCGAATATATGAGTGTTATCGCTTCGGCCGCAAGTGATGTAGCGCACTTCAGCGATTTCGACGGAGCTCGCACTGGGGGAAGTGAGAAGCAGCGAAAGGAGAAGACTTTCGTAAATGCACATGTATCTACTGAACCGCGGAGATTCGAACAGCAAGGGAAGAAAGCAGAAAATCAGGAGAAACCTTGCTACATCTGTCAGAGCTTGAAGCACCGAATCAAGGACTGTCATAAGTTCAGGTCTTTAAACTTCAGTGATCGGTTGAAAGCGGTTGAATTGCATCAACTATGTTCGATCTGTCTCGTTCCTCATGGAAGATGGTCCTGCAAGTCGACGCGCACCTGTGGAGTCGGTGATTGTACCAAGAAACACCATCCGTCTCTTCATCCCAGTCAGCAAATTGCGAGTAAACCGTCTTCCAACGAAAGCACCGGAGCGCGGCCGAAACCAGACGCCGTAGTCAATGTCCATCGTCGTATTAAAAGTGCAACAATATTCCGTATAATCCCGGTGGTTTTGTATGGTAGAGAAGCTCAAGTATCCACGTTCGCCTTCCTTGACGAAGGTTCCTCGTCAACCCTCATTGAAAAAGAAGTCGCAGATCAATTGAACCTTGGCGGTGAGCTACAGCCGCTATGTTTGACGTGGACGGCGAAGGTTTCGCGCCATGAAAAAGACTCCAGAATGGTCAGCCTGAAAATTTCAGGGACAGAAAACAGCAAAAGTTTCTCATTGACCGGCGTAAGCACCGTTCGCCAGCTGGACCTTCCGGTACAGTCGCTGAAATATGGAGAATTATCTCAACATTTTCCTTATTTGGCTGGGATACCGGTGACAAGCTACCAAAAGGCCGTTCCTAAAATCCTGATAGGGTTGGACAACATAAAACTATCGCTGCCTCTCAAGACGCGTGAGGGATGGCCAAATGGGCCAGTGGCGGCAAAAACAAGACTAGGATGGACCGTGTTCGGGAGCATCGATGGTTCACGTGGGAATTCAACATTGCCATTATTGCACATCTGCAAGAGCGCGGAAGATAGCAAACTTCACGATCTAGTGAAAGGATATTTCGCGGCAGAGAATCTGGCAGTATCCGGAACGTTTGGGCCAGAAGCTGAAGAAGATCGTCGAGCAAAAGAGATTCTGCGACGAACGACGGTCAAAGGAGCCGATGGCCACTATGAGACTGGACTGTTGTGGCGAAATGACGTAGTGGAGTTGCCGTCTAGTTACGGTATGGCAGAGCGACGACTTATCTGCCTAGAGCGAAAATTGCGAAAATATCCTGAATTGCAAGCGAATctagaaaaacaaatttccgaaTATCAGAGCAAAGGCTACGCTCACAAAGCCACGTTCCAGGAGATGCAAGAAAGTGATCCGAGCCGCACATGGTATCTCCCGCTCGGAGTTGTTACGAACCCTCGAAAACCCGGAAAAATACGTATCATCTGGGATGCGGCTGCCAAATCAAATGGTGTGTCCCTAAACGACATGCTGTTAAAGGGACCGGACCTTCTTTCATCATTACCAGCTATATTGTGCCGTTTTCGACAGCGGCAAGTCGCGATCGCAGGTGACATCCGCGAGATGTATCACCAGCTGAAAATCAGAAAGGAAGACCGACAAGTTCAACGTTTTTTGTACAGAAGTGACCCAGCCAAGGAGCCTGAAGTGTTTGTGATGGATGTGGCCATCTTTGGGTCGACTTGTTCACCGTGCTCAGCGAACTTCGTGAAAAATTTGAATGCGATGGAGTGGAAGGATAAATATCCAGAAGCGGCTACAGCAGTAGCAGAAAACCACTATGTGGATGATTACCTGGACAGTCGCGACACGGCAGAGGACATGGCGAAGCTGGCATCGGAGGTACGGAAAGTTCAAACAGCAGCAGGATTTGAGCTACGTAATTGGCGATCGAATTCGATGAAAGTGTTGCAGGTTCTGGGAGAAAAAGCGGCGGAAACGCCGAAAGATTTCAGCGTTGACAAAGAGAGCAACGTGGAACGTGTTCTGGGTATGGCCTGGTTGCCGGACGAAGATGTATTTGTGTATTCCGTGAAGTTGCCGAATGAATTCGAGcgatcaacgtcaacaaaaattGTTACAACAAAGCGAAGCATCTTGAGATTTGTGATGAGCATCTTCGACCCGCTCGGCCTAATTTCGAACTTACTAATTCATGGAAAGGTGATTATCCAGGACCTGTGGAGAGCTCAAGTAGGATGGGACGATACTATTCCGATAGATATCTTGGAACAGTGGGAGCGATGGATTGTGCAACTCTCCAAATTGAACCAAGTTCGTATTCCACGTTGCTATTTTCCCGATTACGATCGAGACGCATTGCATGCCTTGGAACTACATGTATTCGTGGACGCAAGCGAATTAGCCTTCGCCTGTATAGCCTACGTTAGAATCATCGATCAAGGTCAGACACGATGCTCTCTGGTAGCCTCGAAGGCCAAAGTTGCACCGTTAAAGCCTTTGTCAATTCCTAGACTGGAGCTTCAGGCGGCAGTTATTGGAAGCAGACTAGCGAAGTCTATCGCGGAATATCACACTCTTCCGATCACGCGAAGATTCTTGTGGAGCGATTCTAAAACAGTCCTGTCGTGGATCAACTCGGATGCTCGTAAATATCGCCAATACGTGGCGGTACGAATCggtgaaattctggaggagacTCAAACCGAGGAATGGCGCTGGGTACCCACTAAACTTAATGTTGCAGATGAGGCCACTAAATGGGGAAAAGGTCCCACACTGCAGCCGGATGGTCGCTGGTTCACTGGACCGGACTTCCTTTATAAGTCAGAGAATGAATGGCCACAAGAACGGGTGACCTTGAACACCGAAGAGGAACTTCGTGCTTTACACGTACATCGCGTACAGTTGATGCAGCCCTTCCTCGAGTGTGAGAGGTTCTCTAAGTGGGAACGAATGCTCCGGGCCACAGCATATGTGTGCTGGTTTGTAGATCGTTGCGGAAAATTCTGCAAGCAAGAGGCTAAGCCAGCCGGTTGTACACTACAGCAGGAGCATCTTGTGCGAGCTGAAAGAATGTTGTGGAGACTTGTACAGGCGCAAGAATTCGCAGAAGAGATAGTGGTTCTAATGAAGAATAAAGCATCGGATGGTGAACGGCTGAAATTGGAGACAAGCAGCTGCATCAGACACCTATCGCCTTTCTTGGATGAGTTTGGCGTGATTCGTATGGAAG ACGATATGGTCACCACAACGGTGAAACTGTGGTAA
- the LOC134227032 gene encoding uncharacterized protein LOC134227032 → MAPLPAARVTPFVRPFSLVGIDYFGPYMIKIGRSQVKRWVALFTCLVVRAVHLEVAASLSTESCKLALRRFIARRGAPTQIYTDHGTNFVGASRELASQLVATNRELAEIFTDTNTRWFFIPPSSPHMGGAWERMVRAVKTAMESVGSCRAPSEEVFQTILCEAESMVNSRPLTYVPLETSDQEALTPNHFIHLSSNGVKQPDKIPATESEALRNGWNLCRYILDKFWARWIREYLPVLTRRTKWHEEVRPIREGDMVFIIGESIRNRWPRGKVVQVIPGRDGRIRQVDVQTTTGVLRRPVAKLALIDVLPASNPAGLAQHYVEGNVAGGVTNIDAASENSHRDGKQV, encoded by the coding sequence ATGGCGCCTCTACCGGCGGCACGAGTAACTCCATTTGTCCGCCCGTTTTCACTTGTGGGCATCGATTATTTCGGTCCGTACATGATTAAGATCGGCCGGAGTCAAGTGAAGCGTTGGGTAGCACTTTTCACTTGCTTAGTAGTAAGAGCTGTCCACTTGGAAGTAGCTGCGTCACTTTCTACTGAATCATGTAAGCTAGCGTTGCGGCGATTCATCGCTCGTCGGGGTGCACCAACACAAATTTATACGGACCACGGAACAAACTTTGTGGGTGCCAGTCGAGAGTTGGCCAGTCAGCTTGTCGCAACTAATCGTGAGCTAGCAGAGATCTTCACCGATACCAACACTCGGTGGTTTTTCATCCCACCATCTTCCCCGCACATGGGCGGTGCATGGGAGAGGATGGTCAGAGCAGTAAAGACAGCAATGGAATCGGTTGGCAGTTGCCGTGCACCATCGGAAGAAGTGTTCCAAACCATTCTGTGTGAAGCGGAATCAATGGTTAATTCCAGACCGTTGACGTACGTGCCACTTGAGACATCGGATCAGGAGGCATTAACTCCAAACCATTTTATACACCTTAGCAGCAATGGAGTCAAGCAACCGGACAAAATACCTGCTACGGAGAGCGAGGCTCTGCGAAACGGGTGGAATTTGTGTCGCTATATTCTGGATAAATTCTGGGCTAGATGGATCCGTGAATATCTGCCGGTCTTAACTCGACGTACCAAGTGGCATGAAGAAGTAAGACCCATTCGGGAAGGAGATATGGTGTTCATCATAGGAGAGAGCATTCGGAACCGGTGGCCTCGGGGTAAGGTCGTACAAGTCATCCCAGGACGAGATGGTCGCATTCGACAGGTAGACGTCCAGACAACAACAGGGGTTCTACGCCGTCCCGTGGCGAAGCTTGCCTTGATTGATGTACTTCCGGCTAGTAATCCTGCTGGTCTGGCGCAGCATTACGTGGAGGGGAATGTTGCGGGAGGCGTTACGAACATCGACGCTGCATCCGAAAATTCCCACAGGGATGGGAAGCAGGTCTGA